The following proteins come from a genomic window of Pseudomonas sp. WJP1:
- a CDS encoding ABC transporter permease, with product MNAILENKPATVPVKSRRRFPTELSIFLVLIGIGLVFEVFGWIVRDQSFLMNSQRLVLMILQVSIIGLLAIGVTQVIITTGIDLSSGSVLALSAMIAASLAQTSDFARAVFPSLTDLPVWIPVIVGLGVGLLAGAINGSIIAITGIPPFIATLGMMVSARGLARYYTEGQPVSMLSDSYTAIGHGAMPVIIFLVVAVIFHIALRYTKYGKYTYAIGGNMQAARTSGINVKRHLVIVYSIAGLLAGLAGVVASARAATGQAGMGMSYELDAIAAAVIGGTSLAGGVGRITGTVIGALILGVMASGFTFVGVDAYIQDIIKGLIIVVAVVIDQYRNKRKLKR from the coding sequence ATGAATGCGATACTGGAAAACAAGCCAGCAACGGTACCGGTCAAGAGTCGTCGGCGCTTTCCGACTGAACTGAGTATTTTCCTGGTGCTGATCGGCATCGGCCTGGTGTTCGAGGTGTTCGGCTGGATTGTGCGCGACCAGAGTTTCCTGATGAACTCCCAGCGGCTGGTCTTGATGATCCTGCAAGTGTCGATCATCGGCCTGCTGGCGATTGGCGTGACCCAGGTGATCATTACGACCGGCATCGACCTGTCGTCCGGCTCGGTGTTGGCGTTGTCGGCAATGATCGCCGCCAGCCTGGCGCAGACCTCGGACTTCGCCCGGGCGGTCTTCCCGTCGCTGACTGACTTGCCGGTGTGGATTCCCGTCATAGTCGGGCTCGGCGTCGGGCTGCTGGCAGGAGCAATCAACGGCAGCATCATTGCGATTACCGGGATCCCACCGTTCATTGCCACCCTGGGCATGATGGTCTCGGCCCGTGGCCTGGCGCGTTACTACACCGAAGGCCAGCCGGTGAGCATGCTCTCGGACTCCTACACGGCCATCGGTCACGGCGCGATGCCGGTGATCATTTTCCTGGTGGTGGCGGTGATCTTCCATATCGCGTTGCGCTACACCAAGTACGGTAAATACACCTACGCCATCGGCGGCAACATGCAGGCGGCGCGTACCTCCGGGATCAACGTCAAGCGCCACCTGGTCATCGTCTACAGTATCGCCGGGTTGCTGGCGGGATTGGCAGGCGTGGTCGCTTCGGCCCGTGCCGCCACCGGCCAGGCCGGGATGGGCATGTCCTATGAGCTGGATGCGATTGCCGCCGCGGTCATCGGTGGCACCAGCCTGGCGGGCGGGGTAGGGCGCATCACCGGCACGGTCATTGGTGCGCTGATCCTTGGGGTGATGGCCAGCGGGTTCACGTTCGTTGGGGTCGATGCCTATATCCAGGACATCATCAAAGGCTTGATCATCGTGGTTGCGGTGGTCATCGACCAATACCGCAACAAGCGCAAACTCAAGCGCTGA